A single genomic interval of Nostoc commune NIES-4072 harbors:
- a CDS encoding NAD(P)H-dependent glycerol-3-phosphate dehydrogenase: MTDPKTVAILGAGAWGASLANLAAANGHQVRVWSRQGSQTIQAVLKDVQIVLSAISMIGVRDVASQVQSFPLSPETIFVTATKGLDPQTTCTPSQIWQTAFPNHAVVVLSGPNLSKEIQMELPAATVVASNIPTAAEVVQLVFSSGRFRVYTNPDPLGVELGGTLKNVIAIAAGVCDGLQLGTNAKAALVTRGLTEMVRIGNNWGAKTETFYGLSGLGDLLATCNSPLSRNYQVGYQLAGGKSLTETLANLQGTAEGVNTCRVLMQRAKQENIPVPITEQVYRLLQGEVTPRQALDELMLRDIKPEYNY, from the coding sequence ATGACTGATCCAAAAACTGTAGCAATTCTTGGTGCGGGTGCTTGGGGTGCATCTCTGGCAAATCTCGCCGCAGCAAATGGTCATCAGGTGCGCGTGTGGTCGCGTCAAGGTTCGCAAACTATCCAAGCAGTTTTAAAAGATGTCCAAATCGTCCTATCCGCTATCTCAATGATTGGCGTGAGGGATGTTGCTTCTCAAGTCCAGTCTTTCCCCCTTTCTCCAGAGACAATTTTTGTCACAGCGACGAAAGGCTTAGACCCTCAAACCACCTGCACGCCGTCGCAAATTTGGCAAACAGCATTCCCTAACCATGCAGTAGTTGTTTTGTCTGGGCCTAATTTATCTAAAGAAATTCAAATGGAATTACCAGCAGCAACAGTGGTAGCCAGTAATATTCCCACGGCTGCGGAAGTAGTGCAGTTAGTGTTTTCTTCTGGGCGTTTTCGGGTATACACCAATCCCGATCCTTTGGGTGTGGAATTGGGGGGAACACTGAAAAATGTGATTGCGATCGCAGCCGGTGTGTGCGATGGTTTACAACTAGGAACCAACGCCAAAGCTGCTTTAGTCACCCGTGGACTTACAGAAATGGTTCGCATCGGCAACAATTGGGGTGCGAAGACAGAAACATTTTATGGTTTATCAGGTCTAGGAGATTTATTAGCAACCTGTAATAGTCCCTTAAGTCGCAATTACCAAGTCGGCTATCAGCTAGCTGGCGGTAAGTCACTTACAGAAACTCTCGCAAATTTACAAGGAACTGCTGAAGGAGTGAACACTTGCCGGGTTTTGATGCAACGAGCCAAGCAAGAAAATATTCCTGTTCCAATCACTGAGCAAGTTTATCGTTTACTTCAGGGTGAAGTTACACCTCGACAAGCGCTTGATGAACTGATGTTGCGAGATATCAAGCCAGAGTACAACTACTAG
- the sigC gene encoding RNA polymerase sigma factor SigC: MPATSFYADAPYNTKKSSQALDSDLTVDESELSVDDLQELEIASADNANFAANTNRRSTDLVRLYLQEIGRVRLLGRDEEVSEAQKVQRYLRMRIVLAKAAKEGDEVITPYLRLIEVQERLTSELGHRPSLERWAATADIVLSDLRPTLAEGKRRWAEIAKLTVEELEQVQSQGLQAKEHMIKANLRLVVSVAKKYQNRGLELLDLVQEGTLGLERAVEKFDPTKGYRFSTYAYWWIRQGITRAIATSSRTIRLPVHITEKLNKIKKAQRKIAQEKGRTPTLEDLATELEMTPTQVREVLLRVPRSVSLETKVGKDKDTELGELLETDSVTPEEMLMRESLQRDLHHLLSDLTSRERDVILMRFGLADGHPYSLAEIGRALDLSRERVRQIESKALQKLRQPKRRNLIRDYLESLS; this comes from the coding sequence ATGCCAGCAACATCTTTTTATGCAGATGCCCCCTACAACACCAAAAAGTCTAGCCAGGCTTTGGACTCGGATCTCACGGTTGACGAAAGTGAGTTATCGGTAGATGACCTACAGGAGCTAGAGATAGCCTCTGCTGACAATGCTAACTTTGCTGCTAACACTAACCGTCGGAGTACAGACCTAGTACGTTTATATCTTCAAGAAATTGGTCGGGTTCGCTTGTTAGGGCGGGATGAAGAGGTTTCAGAAGCTCAAAAAGTCCAGCGTTACTTGCGGATGCGGATAGTACTTGCTAAGGCCGCCAAGGAAGGGGATGAAGTGATTACGCCCTATCTTCGGTTAATTGAAGTTCAAGAACGTCTTACTTCCGAACTAGGACATCGGCCGTCTTTGGAAAGATGGGCTGCTACTGCTGATATAGTTTTATCGGATCTTAGACCGACTTTGGCAGAAGGCAAACGTCGCTGGGCTGAAATCGCCAAGTTGACTGTAGAAGAGTTGGAGCAAGTTCAGTCCCAAGGACTCCAAGCAAAAGAACACATGATTAAGGCGAATCTCCGCTTAGTTGTGTCTGTTGCTAAGAAGTATCAAAATCGCGGTTTGGAATTGTTAGATTTAGTCCAAGAAGGCACACTTGGTTTGGAGCGGGCTGTAGAAAAATTTGATCCCACTAAGGGTTATCGCTTCAGTACTTATGCTTACTGGTGGATTCGTCAGGGAATTACACGGGCGATCGCTACTTCTAGTCGCACCATCCGCCTCCCTGTCCATATTACCGAAAAGTTAAACAAAATCAAAAAGGCCCAACGCAAAATTGCTCAAGAAAAAGGTCGCACCCCTACTCTAGAAGATTTAGCAACTGAGTTAGAGATGACACCGACCCAAGTACGAGAAGTTTTGTTGCGGGTTCCTCGCTCCGTTTCTTTGGAAACCAAAGTAGGTAAGGATAAAGACACTGAATTAGGCGAATTACTCGAAACTGACAGTGTAACTCCAGAAGAAATGTTAATGCGAGAATCTTTACAAAGAGATTTGCATCATCTTCTGTCAGATTTGACTAGCCGAGAACGCGATGTAATTTTGATGCGCTTTGGTTTGGCAGATGGTCATCCTTACTCATTAGCAGAAATTGGCCGCGCTCTCGATTTATCACGGGAACGAGTTAGACAAATAGAATCCAAGGCTTTGCAAAAGCTACGCCAACCCAAGCGTCGCAACCTCATCCGCGACTATTTGGAATCTTTAAGTTAG
- a CDS encoding Fur family transcriptional regulator, whose protein sequence is MTVYTTTSLKAELNERGWRLTPQRETILHIFQELPQGEHLSAEDLYHRLETDGEGISLSTIYRTLKLMARMGILRELELGEGHKHYEINQPYPHHHHHLICVRCNSTIEFKNDSILKIGSKTAQKEGFHLLDCQMTIHAVCPKCQRALMPL, encoded by the coding sequence ATGACTGTCTACACAACTACTTCACTCAAGGCAGAACTGAACGAACGAGGCTGGCGACTAACTCCCCAGCGCGAAACAATTTTACACATTTTTCAAGAACTTCCGCAAGGTGAGCATCTGAGTGCGGAGGATCTTTATCATCGGCTAGAAACTGATGGTGAAGGGATCAGTCTGTCAACTATTTATCGGACTTTGAAGTTGATGGCAAGAATGGGAATTTTACGGGAACTAGAACTGGGTGAGGGACATAAGCATTATGAAATCAACCAGCCCTATCCCCATCACCACCATCACTTAATTTGTGTTAGATGCAATTCTACTATTGAGTTTAAAAATGACTCAATTTTAAAAATTGGGTCGAAAACTGCTCAAAAAGAAGGTTTTCACCTACTGGACTGTCAAATGACTATTCATGCAGTGTGTCCCAAGTGCCAACGGGCACTGATGCCGCTTTAG
- a CDS encoding peptidoglycan-binding domain-containing protein, giving the protein MENLAYLHLAFAYEDSTPSELVSLSSLFKDAAAPDWKRLSGRAWKYMLPLALSLSILGALTSVMALEKGDQGPSVRNLQQKLKTAGFYQSSVTQVYDASTQEAVRRFQKAAGLPVDGIVGANTLQKLETWQAKKTTAVRSTQAKKPNTTSSASSATSQRRNSNYLAKGAEGEDVRALQERLRIAGFYYGNATGIFGPITEEAVKRFQDSYKLSVDGIVGPATLAKLPGVGIGDGEEAPTKVVNRNKFRVGDRGEPVRVLQEQLIQAGYLEGEPNGYYGPYTADAVRRFQADNYLSASGVAGPTTRAKLYSSVNTTSKSEFNTLEIQTRLRERGFYKGKLNGVMAADTKKAIKQAQEFYGISLKDLKSGRF; this is encoded by the coding sequence ATGGAAAATCTTGCGTATTTGCACCTAGCTTTCGCCTACGAAGACAGCACACCCAGTGAATTGGTCTCCCTCAGTTCCTTGTTTAAGGACGCAGCTGCACCAGACTGGAAACGGCTTTCAGGTAGGGCTTGGAAGTATATGTTGCCCCTTGCTCTGTCTTTATCTATTCTTGGCGCCCTTACCAGCGTCATGGCACTGGAAAAAGGCGATCAAGGCCCTTCCGTCAGAAATTTACAACAAAAGTTGAAAACAGCAGGTTTTTACCAATCTTCTGTTACCCAAGTATATGACGCATCCACACAAGAAGCTGTGCGGCGCTTTCAAAAGGCCGCTGGTTTACCAGTGGACGGCATTGTTGGAGCAAACACCCTGCAAAAATTAGAAACTTGGCAAGCGAAAAAAACTACTGCTGTAAGAAGCACGCAAGCCAAAAAGCCCAATACTACTAGTTCAGCTAGTTCAGCAACTAGCCAACGCCGTAATTCCAACTACCTTGCGAAAGGGGCTGAAGGTGAAGATGTCAGAGCTTTGCAAGAACGCTTAAGAATTGCAGGCTTTTATTACGGAAACGCCACAGGAATATTTGGCCCAATTACCGAAGAAGCTGTCAAGCGATTTCAAGATTCTTACAAATTAAGCGTTGACGGTATTGTTGGCCCAGCAACATTAGCTAAATTGCCGGGAGTTGGCATTGGTGATGGAGAAGAGGCTCCCACAAAGGTAGTCAATCGAAATAAATTTCGTGTAGGCGATCGCGGCGAGCCAGTTAGAGTACTTCAAGAACAGTTAATCCAGGCAGGATACTTAGAGGGAGAGCCAAATGGCTACTATGGCCCTTACACTGCCGATGCTGTACGGAGATTCCAAGCAGATAATTACTTGTCAGCAAGTGGTGTTGCTGGCCCAACTACGCGAGCTAAGTTATATAGCTCAGTTAATACTACTAGCAAAAGCGAATTTAATACCTTAGAAATCCAAACGCGACTACGGGAGCGGGGTTTTTATAAAGGCAAGCTGAACGGTGTAATGGCAGCTGACACCAAAAAAGCAATTAAACAAGCCCAAGAATTCTACGGCATCAGTCTCAAGGATCTTAAGAGCGGACGCTTTTAA